From Branchiostoma lanceolatum isolate klBraLanc5 chromosome 16, klBraLanc5.hap2, whole genome shotgun sequence:
AGCAGTCCTCCCCAGACTGAACATGgaagagctgatatttgaaCTCAGCAGGAGGATTCAAAACCTGGACAAAGATaacagcatcaaggacaggttgGTCAGTATCCTTCGGGATGTGATATTGGAGGAATACCGTCAATTTGAAAGAGAGTCAGAAGTCAGTTCCCCAAACGAAAGGACCATACCTGAACAAGAACAGGAGACAGTTCCCATTCAAGAGAACGTTCCAACCTTGAACGCTGAAACAATGTCAACAAAGACTTCAAGTCCTGGCGCCTCACTGCAAAGTCCTGAAATGGACGTTGGGCGTCGACATGAACGAAGTAAAAAAGATAAAAGCGAGGAAACACATTCGACAACGTCTCAACCGACTCCAGACCAGGCTTGTGACAACATTCTTTCAGACAATAACTTTCGTATCGATGTCGAACGCTACGTGTGTGACGTTTGTGGATTTAAAAACAAGAACGCACATACTTTCTCCAAGCATAAGCAATGTcacaaaggaaaaaaacattttatttgtgGCGAATGTGGTTACAGGGCATACACTAAGTACCGTCTTGTCGAACACATGAGGAAACACACAGGCGAGCAACCATTCAAGTGTAATCAGTGCGACTACAAGGCGTCATTAAAAAGTGGGTTAATCCAGcatgtaaaaaaacacacagaagaAGAACCTTACAGCTGTGGAGTTTGCAACTACAAGACATACCAGAAAGGCAACCTTAGCATTCATAAAAAGcgccacactggtgagaaacctcaCAAATGTGATGACTGTGAGTACAGAACAGCTCATAAGCACCATCTTATTGTACATATGAGgcagcacactggtgagaaaccttacagttGTCAAGAGTGTGACTACCGAACAAATGACAGGACCAGCCTCGTCAGGCATATGAGAAGAAAACACAAATGAAAATAATGTCCGTTACAGCCATAAATATAAAATCTGAACCAGTCATTGCGTAATTATTATGTTTTGCCCATATTataggtatgggcgatacatattgtgtttggtcatgtttctttcttctgtcaaatcttcaaagcgattcatctcggtcgtccctgaGCCAAATGGGCTGAAAT
This genomic window contains:
- the LOC136422054 gene encoding zinc finger protein OZF-like isoform X2, producing MSGQQELICGLSRAVTIAVLPRLNMEELIFELSRRIQNLDKDNSIKDRLVSILRDVILEEYRQFERESEVSSPNERTIPEQEQETVPIQENVPTLNAETMSTKTSSPGASLQSPEMDVGRRHERSKKDKSEETHSTTSQPTPDQACDNILSDNNFRIDVERYVCDVCGFKNKNAHTFSKHKQCHKGKKHFICGECGYRAYTKYRLVEHMRKHTGEQPFKCNQCDYKASLKSGLIQHVKKHTEEEPYSCGVCNYKTYQKGNLSIHKKRHTGEKPHKCDDCEYRTAHKHHLIVHMRQHTGEKPYSCQECDYRTNDRTSLVRHMRRKHK
- the LOC136422054 gene encoding zinc finger protein OZF-like isoform X1, with the protein product MPFSMSGQQELICGLSRAVTIAVLPRLNMEELIFELSRRIQNLDKDNSIKDRLVSILRDVILEEYRQFERESEVSSPNERTIPEQEQETVPIQENVPTLNAETMSTKTSSPGASLQSPEMDVGRRHERSKKDKSEETHSTTSQPTPDQACDNILSDNNFRIDVERYVCDVCGFKNKNAHTFSKHKQCHKGKKHFICGECGYRAYTKYRLVEHMRKHTGEQPFKCNQCDYKASLKSGLIQHVKKHTEEEPYSCGVCNYKTYQKGNLSIHKKRHTGEKPHKCDDCEYRTAHKHHLIVHMRQHTGEKPYSCQECDYRTNDRTSLVRHMRRKHK